GAAGTTGCTGAGGGGGGGACACTTTTTCTCGATGAGGTGGGTGAGTTACCTCAACCCATGCAAGTCAAATTACTGCGCGCTCTTCAGGAAAAGCAGATTCGGCGGGTCGGTGGTAATTCTGATATCGATACCGATGTCAGAATCGTAGCCGCCACGAACATTTCACTTGAAGACGCCGTTAACGGTGGGGAGTTCCGCAAGGACCTCTATTATCGCCTGAATGTCATCCACCTTCACCTTCCGTCGTTGCGAGAGCGAATTGATGATATTCCTCTGTTGATCAAATCATTTTGCGAAACATTGGCTCCCAATCGACAAATAACGATATCGACGGAATTGATGCAACGCTTGCTGGACTACCCATGGCCCGGTAACGTTCGAGAGCTTGAAAATGTCATTGAGCGCTGTCTTATTTTAGAAGAGGGCGATGTTCTAACCGGAAGTGGGCTACCGCCACGCTTTGGTGAAACCAGTCTGCCAAGAAGTCTGGGTTTTCAATTGCCCGAAGAAGGGCTTGACCTCGAAGTGTATATGGAATCCATTGAACGGGAGATCCTTCAACAAGCCTTGGATCGGTGTCAGGGGGTGCGAACCAAGGCCGCCGAACTACTCCATGTTAGTTTTCGTTCTCTTCGCTATCGTCTTGAAAAACTGGGCTTGTAATTCTGCTCTAACACAACAAGGCGATAACCGTTCATAGTTTGTTATTCCACTTCTATGAAAGCGAGTATGAATGCATAAAAAAATTACCAAAGTCGTTATTCCCGTTGCTGGATTCGGCACCAGAATGTTGCCGGCAACCAAAGCGATCCCTAAAGAGATGCTGCCCATTGTCGACAAACCGATTATCCAATATGTCGTCGAAGAATGTGTCAGTGCCGGTATTCATCAGATTGTGTTGATCACCCATCCCTCCAAACAGGCGATTGAAAATCACTTTGACACCTCCTTCGAATTGGAAACAACGTTAGCCGGTAGGAGGAAAGATGCTCTTCTTGATGAAGTGACCTCTGTGTGCCCTGAAGGAGTCACAGTCATGCAAACACGACAGGGTGAGCCAAAAGGGCTGGGCCACGCCATTTTATGTGCCCGTCCGCTTATTGGCGACGCCCCGTTTGCCATTGTCTTGCCCGATGTGCTGATCGATTGTTACCTGGCAAATCAGAAAAAAGACAATCTTGCGGCCATGGTCCGTCAGTTTGAAGAAACCGGCATTAGCCAGGTGATGGTGGAGCCGGTTCCTATGGAAGATGTTTCTAATTATGGGATTGTTGATTGTGTCGGCCAGCAGCTGAATTCTGGTGACTCCTGTCCGATCAAGGCTATGGTGGAGAAACCGGCTCAGCAATCTGCACCCTCCAATCTGGCGATTGTCGGCCGTTATGTTCTGACTGAGGCGATTTGGCCTTTGCTGGAGCGCGCGCGGCCCGGTGCTGGTGGTGAAATCCAACTGACCGATGCAATGGATGCGCTGCTTCTGCAGGAAGAGGTTGATGCTTTCTGCATGACGGGTAAATCACATGATTGTGGAAATAAACTGGGATATGTGCAGGCCAATGTTGAATATGCTCTAAAACATGCAATAATTGGCAACAGTTTTCAAACCTATCTCAACGAATTGGTTATTGAGAAGGAGGGGTGACAATTTTTGTCACTCCATGCTGCGCAAATTGTTAGTATTTGAAAGCATGGAAATATAGTGATTAGTCTATAGACGCTCAAAAAGAGGCTTTGCCGGTCTCTGGTTTTTTTGGTATCCGCTTTGCATATAGTAGATATAAAGTATAAGATAAAAGACGTTAAAGCTTTAATGTTTTTTGGCTCTAAAAAATATTTTCATGTCAACGAAAAATAAGGTATTGTTGAGAATACTTATTTTAAGAAAAGAGTCGAGTGGTTCGGCTCTGACCAGTTTCCTCTAGAAAGGAGAAAAACTCATGCTGAACAAGTTCAGACTGAACGGAAAAGAGAAGGGTTTTACCCTGATCGAATTGCTGATCGTTGTTGCGATCATCGGTATTCTGGCCGCAATCGCCATTCCTCAATTCGCAGCTTATCGTGAAAGAGCATTCAACTCTGCGGCACAAAGTGATTTGCGTAACTTCAAAACAGCGATGGAAGCAGATTACTCCGATAACGTTGAATATCAGGCAATGTAACGACTTAAAAGGAGTTGAGATAATGAAAAAATTAGTATTTTTGGTTGTATTGTGTGCCGCGCTGACGATGACCACATCTGCCTTTGCGAGTTTGGAATTTGACGAGGCTGGTAACTCAAGTGCTACTGGCGTAATGGCTGATTACAAAACCTCTAAAAACGTTACCTTGGTATGTGCTTCTGCAGCTGCAAGTTATGCTGCCGTTTCTTCTCACCTGAACGGGACTAAAGTCTTCGGTTCTTCGTCCGGTGATTCTGTCATTTACACCAAGAATGGTGGAAAAACTGCTGGTGAAGATTACACAACTGCTCCTACAGCGAGTGACAGCAGCGAGTTTACATCTGGTTGGTCTTCTCTGTAACAGAACCAGTTGATTGTTGATGTAACCGATCGCGCCGGTATGTATATGCCGGCGCGATTGTTTTTCTTCGGTGAGACGATTAAATGCTCTTTGTTTACTTCAACCTGCGCAGTCTGTTCCGTGATCGAGTCTTTTATGCCGTTTTCTTAACGGCTTTTTTTTTAGTTGCTCTGGTTCCCATGTTGAGCAGTTTCTCCATGCGGCAGGTTCAGGAGCTCTCACTGACTCTGGCACTCTCCGGGCATTCGCTTTTTGTGGTTATCATGGGTATCTTGCTGGGCAGTTCAGTGGTCTGGCGTGATATCGAAACGCGCAGTATTCATTCGGTATTATCGTTGCCACTGACGCGGCAGAAATATGTGTTGAGTAAGTTTGTTGTTCTGGCCGTCTTTCTGTTTGTAACCAGCTGTGTCCTCAGTGGAGCCGTCGCTCTCGTTGTTTCTATTGCCGCCTCGGGATATCCGTCGGAAATTCCTGTTCAGTGGGGGACCGTTCTGGTTGCATTGGTAGCAGACATGCTCAAAGGTGTGTTAATAGCCATTTGGGCGCTTTTCTTTTCAACCGTGGCCACGTCGTTTTATCTGCCTTTTTTTGTATCTATGGCGCTTTTTTTATGCGGCAGCGCCAGTCAGCAGGTCTATGACTATATCCTCAGTCCTTCCGTTCAACTTCCCGGTTTTACAACTTCTGCCGTGAAGGTGTTGTATTACATTGTTCCCAATTTCGCATTGTTTGATTTCAAGGTTCAGGCAAGCTATGGCTTACCCCTTGACATGAAACAATTCGCCTTTGCTGTTGGCTATTTTGTTTTGTATGGTGGCTTTGTTCTTTTTCTGTCAGCGCGTATCTTTGAAAAAAGAGAATTCTGACCATGCGTTTTCTGGCGACCCTCTTTTTTCTTGTCAGCTTGGCGCTATTCTTACCGTCGGTGTCTGAGCACTTATCGAGTCGCCCGTTGCAGGTCAAAGCAAATTGCTGGCCGGACAGCCAAGTGGTCAAAATGATCAGTGGTGAATATCGGACGGTGCTGGCAGACTGGTCAGTTGTTGAGACGTTATTTTATTT
This is a stretch of genomic DNA from uncultured Desulfuromonas sp.. It encodes these proteins:
- the galU gene encoding UTP--glucose-1-phosphate uridylyltransferase GalU; translation: MHKKITKVVIPVAGFGTRMLPATKAIPKEMLPIVDKPIIQYVVEECVSAGIHQIVLITHPSKQAIENHFDTSFELETTLAGRRKDALLDEVTSVCPEGVTVMQTRQGEPKGLGHAILCARPLIGDAPFAIVLPDVLIDCYLANQKKDNLAAMVRQFEETGISQVMVEPVPMEDVSNYGIVDCVGQQLNSGDSCPIKAMVEKPAQQSAPSNLAIVGRYVLTEAIWPLLERARPGAGGEIQLTDAMDALLLQEEVDAFCMTGKSHDCGNKLGYVQANVEYALKHAIIGNSFQTYLNELVIEKEG
- a CDS encoding prepilin-type N-terminal cleavage/methylation domain-containing protein — translated: MLNKFRLNGKEKGFTLIELLIVVAIIGILAAIAIPQFAAYRERAFNSAAQSDLRNFKTAMEADYSDNVEYQAM
- a CDS encoding ABC transporter permease subunit — encoded protein: MLFVYFNLRSLFRDRVFYAVFLTAFFLVALVPMLSSFSMRQVQELSLTLALSGHSLFVVIMGILLGSSVVWRDIETRSIHSVLSLPLTRQKYVLSKFVVLAVFLFVTSCVLSGAVALVVSIAASGYPSEIPVQWGTVLVALVADMLKGVLIAIWALFFSTVATSFYLPFFVSMALFLCGSASQQVYDYILSPSVQLPGFTTSAVKVLYYIVPNFALFDFKVQASYGLPLDMKQFAFAVGYFVLYGGFVLFLSARIFEKREF